One window from the genome of Emys orbicularis isolate rEmyOrb1 chromosome 10, rEmyOrb1.hap1, whole genome shotgun sequence encodes:
- the BFAR gene encoding bifunctional apoptosis regulator — translation MHKGKMEEDVKLQRENEKLKVKADAAPEISRLISVSEFSCHCCYDILVNPTTLNCGHSFCRHCLALWWVSSKKNECPECREKWEGFPKVNILLRDAIEKLFPDAIEQRKEDIQQNSDVAHSLAAFQKHGNDQISAPPNVRRINPRGGGFFSGVLTALTCVAVVLLGYHWSSREYEDDLLVHKPVAKWTPEEVILWLEQLGPWASLYRERFLLVNGRLLLTITDEDFTKTPYHIENSSHRKAIIMELERVKTLGVKPPQNLWEYKAVNLGKSLFLLYALKSSPRLSMLYLYLFDYTEIFLPFIYTICPVQEDEYEDIITKLLDLKDPTWKQWREFIVKYSFLPYQLIAEFAWDWLEIHYWTSRFIIVNAMLLSVLELFSFWRLWSRRELKTIPQRMWSHFWKVSTQGLFVAIFWPIIPQFVCNCLFYWALYFNPIINIDLVVKEVRRLETQVL, via the exons ATGCACAAAGGGAAAATGGAGGAAGATGTGAAGTTACAAAGAGAGAATGAAAAGTTGAAAGTTAAAGCAGATGCTGCTCCTGAGATCAGCCGTCTGATTTCAGTTAGCGAGTTCTCTTGCCATTGCTGTTATGATATTCTGGTGAATCCCACCACCTTGAACTGTGGTCATAGTTTCTGTAGACACTGCCTAGCCTTGTGGTGGGTATCCTCTAAGAAGAATGAGTGTCCAGAATGCAGAGAAAAGTGGGAAGGATTCCCCAAGGTCAACATCCTCCTCAG GGATGCTATTGAAAAGCTATTTCCTGATGCCATTGAACAGAGAAAAGAAGACATTCAGCAAAACAGTGATGTAGCTCACAGCCTTGCAGCCTTCCAAAAACATGGAAATGATCAGATTTCTGCACCTCCAAATGTGAGAAGAATTAATCCTCGAGGAGGGGGTTTTTTCTCTGGCGTTCTGACGGCTTTAACTTGTGTGGCA GTGGTTCTGCTTGGGTATCATTGGAGCAGCAGAGAATATGAAGATGATCTTCTTGTCCACAAACCTGTTGCTAAATGGACTCCTGAAGAGGTGATTCTTTGGCTAGAACAGCTGGGTCCTTGGGCTTCCCTGtatagagagagatttttattaGTGAATGGAAG gcTTCTACTAACAATAACAGATGAAGATTTCACAAAAACTCCTTATCATATAGAGAACAGTAGCCATAGAAAAGCCATCATAATGGAATTGGAACGTGTGAAAACCTTGGGAGTTAAACCACCACAGAACCTTTGGGAATACAAG GCAGTAAATCTGGGAAAGTCACTGTTCCTACTATATGCACTAAAGAGCTCTCCAAGACTTAGTATGTTGTATCTATACTTGTTTGATTACACCGAAATATTTCTACCGTTCATCTATACAATATGTCCTGTGCAAGAAGATGAATATGAAGATATTATCACAAAACTAtta gaCCTTAAGGATCCTACTTGGAAACAGTGGAGAGAATTCATTGTTAAATACTCATTTTTGCCATATCAGTTAATAGCTGAATTTGCTTGGGATTGGTTGGAGATACACTATTGGACATCACGATTTATAATTGTTAATGCCATGTTGCTCTCTGTTCTGGAGTTATTCTCCTTTTGGAGGCTCTGGTCAAGAAGGGAACTGAA GACTATTCCTCAGAGAATGTGGAGCCATTTCTGGAAAGTGTCAACCCAGGGACTTTTTGTTGCTATCTTTTGGCCCATTATTCCTCAGTTTGTCTGCAACTGTCTGTTTTACTGGGCCTTGTACTTTAATCCAATTATAAATATTGATCTTGTGGTAAAAGAAGTACGACGTCTGGAAACACAAGTGCTGTGA